The DNA segment AGGAGGGTTTTGAACCTCCCGGTACTTCAGAAATAGCGGTGACCAACCAGTGGGGAATGATGGTTGCATTTACATCTCCTTTATCGAAAGAATCCACAATTTCTTCTACCGTGATGATGATTTTCCTGGCTGCCATCGCTGCTTCTTTTTGTACGCCGATAATGCCCCACAATTTCACATTTCCTTTCTTGTCAGCTTGTTGGGCGTGAATGACGGTAACATCAGGGTTGATGGCAGGCGTTGCAGCAAGTTTTTCACCAGTAAAAGGGCATTCAATCCATTTCACGTATTCGGGATTGTGTTTGGCGAGGTCGGTTCCTGTGTATCCACGAAGGACTGTAAAAGGCAATCCCGATGCGCCCGCTACATACGCGCTGGAAATATCGGCATGACTGTGTTCTTCAATTTCTATGGTGTGAGGATATCCATTTTCGATTGAATCACGAAGGCGATGTAAAGATCCAACACCCGGATTTCCTCCCCATGAAAAGACTAGCTTTTTGGCAAGACCCATTCCAATCATCTGATCGTAAATGAGATCGGGAGTCATGCGAATTAAGGTCAGGTTTTTTTTCTCTTGGCGGATGATTTCATGCCCTGCAGCAAAAGGTATGAGGTGGGTAAATCCTTCTAGTGCTACAGAGTCTCCATCCTGAATATGTTCAGAGATTGCCTTTTTTAAGGGTTGAATTTTATCGTTCATAAGGGAGTAAGTTCTCTTCAATTTTTTCTCTTCGTACTTCTTGCCAGTCCGGTAATTTTAGAGAAGTGCCTAGTTCTTCATTGCTTTCATCAACCAAAAAGCCGGGCTCTTCGGTAGCAACTTCAAATAGTACATTTCCGGGAATGCGGAAATAAATTGATTTAAAATATTTTCGATCTTTCACTTCAGTAATCTGCATCCCTAATTCATCGGCAATGTAGGCGCGAACTTTTTCCAGAGTTTCT comes from the Balneola sp. genome and includes:
- a CDS encoding 3-oxoadipate--succinyl-CoA transferase subunit A, which gives rise to MNDKIQPLKKAISEHIQDGDSVALEGFTHLIPFAAGHEIIRQEKKNLTLIRMTPDLIYDQMIGMGLAKKLVFSWGGNPGVGSLHRLRDSIENGYPHTIEIEEHSHADISSAYVAGASGLPFTVLRGYTGTDLAKHNPEYVKWIECPFTGEKLAATPAINPDVTVIHAQQADKKGNVKLWGIIGVQKEAAMAARKIIITVEEIVDSFDKGDVNATIIPHWLVTAISEVPGGSKPSYAMGYYKRNNDFYKKWDDISRDRDTFHYWMDSHVLQVENFEEHLTKMEVNHG